Genomic DNA from Cupriavidus pauculus:
TCGGCGCAGGACACCATGGCTTCCATCGGCGCCTGTTCCATTGGCTTGCTCGCGCCCATATTGCAGGCGTAAGCGGCCGTTGCCAGTTGCACTGACAGAAAGACAACCACAAGGAATCCGGCAACCCAAGGATGCCGGCGGGCCAGTTCACGCACAATCGTCGAGGAAATCGGGACAGCGCCAAGCTTACCCGTTTTTGGCAAAAAAGGGGGCGGCAGCCAATGGCCGATTCCCGCCCCCGATGGCCAACGGTCAACAGTCAACGGTCAACGGTCAAGGCAAGATCGGATTCGCCGTGGCCCGCGCGATGATCGCATCGGCATCGCGCTGCAGCAGGAACCGCTGCGCGACCAGATCGTTGGCGGCCGACGTGACCGCCGCCACATACCCTGCCTGATTGCCATAGAGCGATTCCAGCGATGGCCGGCCGTCTCCGGCCGCGATGCGTGCCGCGTCCGTCTTGTGGAACGGGATGAACGCGCCCGTCAGGTTCGACAGATCGACGATGCCCGGCGTGGCCACATAGTTGAACTCGATGCTGGTCCCGACCGGCACGCGTGCTTCCACGCTACGGATGCCCGCGCGCGGAATGCCCGTCGACGCGTCCACCTGCGGCACGAGTATCGCGTAGTCGTGATTGAGGTTCGTCGGTGGCAGGATCGTGGCGATGCCCGATTCGTCCTGCCGACGGTACTGCGGACCGAAGTCGAGCAGCGAATAGCCGTTGTATCGCGCCAGGTACTGGAAATCCGGAATCGCGGTACCGCCGGAGACGGGCCACGTCAGTCCCTTCATGACCGGAAACGCCACCGAACCCGGCTGCACCAGCGTGCCGTCGGCAAGCTTCGGCACCTGACTCGCGGGCGGTGCCACGCCGCGCACGACCCAGTCCTCCAGATCGAGGAACAGCGCGCGGAACGTGTCGTTGTGATGGATCACGGTGCCCGCCGGATAGACGTTGCGCGACGGGGCGAACGCGATGCTCGCGGTACCGCCCGCGCCGCCATGCTGCGTCCCCGTGTAGTAGTAGATGCGCGCGTTGTCGGGCTGCGTCAGATCTTTGGTGCCATTGGCATCGGTCAGCACGGGCGAGCCCTGCAGTTGCCAGAACTCGGTGCCGGACAGGCCGAGGAAGAACTTCGGGCAGGTATTGGTCGCCGAGCAGCGCGCCATGACACCGCCACGCTGGCCCGAGATGTCATCGACGTAGTCCTTGTCGAGTCCGCGCGGCGCGGTCTGGCCGAATGCCGTATGGTCGGTACGCAGGCCACCGCCGCCGCCGGGCACCGCAAAGCGCGTATTGACGTTGGTCTGCCGCGCGGCCACATGCGCATAGATCCCGTCGAAGACCTTGCCGCCGTCGAGCGCCTGATTGAAGCCCAGATGCAGGAACGTCTTCATCGCATTGCCCGACTGCGATGTGCCCTGCCCGATCGTATTGGTAATGCGCCCCGCCACCGGATTCGGCGTACCGGCGCTGTCGGCCGTCTTGCCGCGGAAGAAGCTCACCGTATCGCGCAGCGCGGCCAGGCCCACGCCCATGACCTTCGGATCCTTGGCCACGT
This window encodes:
- a CDS encoding alpha/beta hydrolase domain-containing protein, with product MAKVFTHLRKTCALAGTIAGALLLGACGGSDDNGAGGGGSPGGGTPTTRAPSMTLKITATQDMPGSYGGVGQYEQLTGTISGEVDPRDPKNAIIQDLALAPVNANGMVEYTADFVMLKPKDMSKASGVLRYDAPNRGNILTMVNPATTPSDAVYLERGYVLLYSAWQGDVPKSSAARLTVTVPVAKNADGTSITGPYRSELVPAAASPSMTLPGGVFNGTMLPYAPASLDNTLPGYSLTRRANETDARVPIPAGDWKFATCDAGTHPFPGTPDPASICLRGGFDPAYLYELVYVAKDPKVMGVGLAALRDTVSFFRGKTADSAGTPNPVAGRITNTIGQGTSQSGNAMKTFLHLGFNQALDGGKVFDGIYAHVAARQTNVNTRFAVPGGGGGLRTDHTAFGQTAPRGLDKDYVDDISGQRGGVMARCSATNTCPKFFLGLSGTEFWQLQGSPVLTDANGTKDLTQPDNARIYYYTGTQHGGAGGTASIAFAPSRNVYPAGTVIHHNDTFRALFLDLEDWVVRGVAPPASQVPKLADGTLVQPGSVAFPVMKGLTWPVSGGTAIPDFQYLARYNGYSLLDFGPQYRRQDESGIATILPPTNLNHDYAILVPQVDASTGIPRAGIRSVEARVPVGTSIEFNYVATPGIVDLSNLTGAFIPFHKTDAARIAAGDGRPSLESLYGNQAGYVAAVTSAANDLVAQRFLLQRDADAIIARATANPILP
- a CDS encoding copper resistance protein, whose product is MTVDRWPSGAGIGHWLPPPFLPKTGKLGAVPISSTIVRELARRHPWVAGFLVVVFLSVQLATAAYACNMGASKPMEQAPMEAMVSCADMAEQDAVPGDSQKALCMGHCQADTKHADHAAPQIPAFIPVLASIVVEPPMLDAAPIFALRAKHQPRAPPPPHAILHCCLRT